The Triticum aestivum cultivar Chinese Spring chromosome 5A, IWGSC CS RefSeq v2.1, whole genome shotgun sequence genomic sequence CTACTTCCTATAGGAAATCTAGCAATCACTACAATCTCCGTTTAGAATTTCTTTGATGGAATCTAAAGAATTTGGTTGCATACAAAATCCTGTAGGATTTGAGCAGGTAAGACACTGCAATCCCCCTATCCTATGAATTCTCATAAACGCGGAGTGTTAGAAACAAGAGATTCTTATCAAAGTGTACAACCTACTAAAACTGTCTTCAGTTTCCGCTCATTAGAAAATCATCTTGCtgaagagagaattccttatttaacactgtctAAAGCTTTGTTTTCTCTATTTGGCACTGAAAAAAGAGATATTTCTTCCCTATCTAACACAACCTTTAAATTTTGTTCCCAATATAACAATTTTTTTTCATGCAAACAATGCTAAATGACATGAAATGACAAACATCTATTCAATCCTTTTCTCTATTCCAGTGTCTTATTTAAGGCTGGAGTCCACGGTTAGTGTAACAGAATAACACAAAAGGTTCAAGTACGTTGTCTTATTTAAGGGAACCGTTGTGTAGCACAAGCAAGGCCAAAGGCTCAAGTACGTACATACATACGCAGCTAGAGACGAGCACGTTCTTCTTCTAGGGTACGCTGATGGTTATCGAAAGCTGGCTAGACTCTGCACCTTCGTTCCTGACAAGCAGACTCCTCACGGACTGCTCAGGAACACTTTCCTTGAATAAAGCTCTTGAATGTTGCCTGCAAAAAAAAAAGTTAATCAAGTTGCCTGTGTATTTCTGAGCTCGCACGGCGTGCGCTGCATTTGAGTGAATCGATCTAGCATTCTAAAATCAACACTCCACCACGGGCTCGCCCAACACCCGCCCGCTCTCGTCCGCTGTGCTTTGGTCGCCCCTGGTGGGAGCTCCTATTCGGTGCTCCAGGCGCCAGGGAAGCTCACGCGCTGGcacaggtgggccggcccatgtacaCATTCACATtggagaaaaaatgaaaaaaagaacaggaaaaaacatgaaaaaccaaaagaaaacatgagttcaaaaaagttcatggatttttaaAAAATCTTAAACTTGAAGAAAAAGCTCATCAATTTGAAAAGAAGTTCATAAATTTATCTTAAAACaccattgaatttgaaaaaaataacaaaaaagtttatcgattttgaaaaaagttcacctatTTTTAAAAAATCATCATTTTTGCAAAACTTtctactctctctctctcggtttacagggcgtgcgcgcactcctaggtcatcaatttgaccaaactaatacaagtcatatattacaaaaaatataccaatataaactttggAGTTTCTACTCTCAAAatgtataatttttgtgttatatactcccttcattcctaaatatttgtctttctagaaatttcaaatggactaccacatacggatgcatatacacatattttagagtgtagattcactcattttgctccgtatgtagtcacttattgaaatctctaaaaagacaaatatttaggaacaaagggagtagtttatattagggtgataaaattggcaacctaggtatacgcgcaggacttgtaaaTTGAAACGGAGGTAGTATAAAAATCAACAATTTAAAAAAAAAGGTCATCAATTCTATAAAAAGTTcttaaaattgaaaaaaaaatcatcattttaaATAAAAAAAACTTCACCAATTCTGAGAAAAGTTCACGAAATTtaagtaaaaaagaaaaaaatagctaaatgggccggcccagcttagAGGGCTTCATGAGCTCGTTTGCAAAATGAACAGTAACGAACCCATGAAGCACCAAATAGGTGCGAAGGAAATGAGTGACCTGACCTGATTGGTGCTTCTAGTGCCAGGGGTAAACTTGTCATTTCACGTGTTATATGGGGAACAGGATTTCAACCGAATTTTTTATTATTAATAATTAATAACCCAATAATTTGGAAACTAGTGACGGGGAAGTGGAAATTTTAAAAATAGTAAGGACGCTAAGTACAATGGCGTCCACAGCTGGATACTATCGAGGATAGCGTCCAGGTCTGGACGCTATTAGTAAGTGCGTCCAGTCAAGTGATTCGCCTAACCATCAGATTCGACTAAACCGGGTCTTTCCTAATGACAGACAGAAGTTACGCGAGGTTTAAAACCCTAGTACGCATGCAGTCTGCGCTCCTGGAACTCGCCGTATGGTAAGCAATCTCTGGCAGCCGGCAACACCGATCATCACAGGAGCGGCAAGGTCTCATCAGCCGCTCGCCATTAGGATCCTCCAATTGACTTTGTGCTTGATTCATGTTAGTTGTTGTACTGTCCTACTGAATCTCCTTTGTTTTAATCTTTATGCAATTGATTCAATGATTTACAAGCAGACACTCTATAAATGATTGGATTGGTATTCCTGAATTACAATCCTTAATTGGGTGGTTTGTGAGAAGCCAAATTTTCAGTCGTGAGTCTATGGTAGATCAATTTAAAATTGTGATATTCACTTGCTGCACGTTCATGTTTGTAGGTGCATATAAGAATATGTTAATCGTTCTGGTTTACGTGGATGGTGAAGTGCAACATGGGTCCATGAGTGTGGAGTATACTATTCCTCCCAAGTTAACATTTCCAGCATCCGAGAATACCACTTTTGAAGATATCAAGAGTGAGACATGTCGAGGACTTGCACATGTTAATGTCAGTGCTCAAACGAACCTGAATATCCAAGCTTGCTTTGATATTGGAGCTCCTGGACCACATTATTTTCAGTTAATTCCAATATATGAGGAAAGAGGGTGGAACATGATTTTTGAGAAGACCAAGTCCCGGACAACGTGGCAAGTGATAGAGTTATATGTTAACATCACGCCAAATCAAGACATGTTGAGCCAAGTCAGCGGTGGAAGCAACATACCAATAATTGAAAGGCACTTACAAAGGTATGGAAGTGCAGTGCACTCGTCATTGCATCAAACATCTGCCAGTGGTTTTCCAAATTCTAGTTCGTGTGGTCTTGATTTCGACATGGCACATGCTCCATCTTCTACTCATGGTACTGTGACAAATGATTTTCCAACAGGTACTGTCAATGACCCATATGATCAGGAGGATACAGAGACAGAGGAGGATTTTATGggacatgatgatgatgagcatgattccGATGCCGCACCTAGCCAGAGTTCAGACGAAGATCCAGAACCAAGCGTTATGCATCATGTTAATGCATTTCCATTCATGCGTACATGTGGACAGAATGGCGTGAGAGCCTTTGGTGACATATCTATACTAACGGAGACGACAGCAGATGAAAGTTTTTTTGGATGCAAGAAGCACTTTCAAAGCCCATTGTCAGAGCAGCAAATTTTTGATTCAAAAGAGCACCTCAAAATTGCGATTGGTGAATTTCACATAAACATGAACCTGGAAGTGAAGTACAACACAAGCAGTCAATCTAAACTTGTAGCAGAGTGTATTGATGACAGTTGCATGTGGAGGTTGTATGCAATACCAACAAAAATTGGTTCATGTTGGCAAATAAGGAAATGTCCTTATTCTCACACTTGTCGTGCACCGGCTAATAGAACTGACCATTCTCAGTTATCGGCCTCTATAATTGCAGATGTGATTCGTGAAGCACTCAAGGATGACCTAGAGTTGAGTATAAAAAATGTGCGGGCATTGGTCAAACAACGTTACAGAAATGTGAGACCATCATACAATAAGTTGTGGCGTGGAAGGGAGAAGGCCATAGCATAACTTTTTGGTAGCTGGGAAGGATCATACAATCTTCTCATCCCCTTCCTCGAGGCTATTAGAGTAAAAAATCCAGGTACAAAGTATGTTCTTCTATCAAAACCCATGACATTAGAAGGGCATAGAGAATTTCGATGTGTTGCTTGGGCATTTGGACCTTGCATTGCAGCAGTTCCCCACCTTCGACCTGTAATAAGTGTGGATGCATCATTTCTATCAGGAAGATACAAGGGCCGGTTGATAATGGCTTGCGGATATGATGCTAATAATAAGTTAATACCTCTTGCATTTGCCATTGTTGAGAAATAGGACGCTACGAACTGGGGCTGGTTCATGAGATGGTTGCGGAGGGAGGTAATTGGTGTTGGAAAGTTCATGTGTGTGATTTCAGATCGCCACAAAGCAATCAAATGGGTGTTTAAGCAACCACACCTTGGGTGGAATGAAAGTGCTGGCGAGTGTGTGCATCGCTTTTGCTCTCAACATGTCGTAGAGAACCTATACAAAGCTTTTTGTGATGATGACATTTTGAAAATTTTCAAGTGGGCAGTCAAGAAAAAGAAACCTCGTAGGTTTGAGGAGGGCATGTCATCTATTGAACATACTTGTCCCGATGCAACAACATATCTTAGAAAGGTCGGTAAGTATTTGCAGGAAGATAAAAATGAGCAAGAGAAGCCTGAGAAAGTATTTCAATGCAAGGATGGGGGTTACCGGTGGGGGATCATGACAAGCAATGGGTCGGAGTCCTTAAACAATGTGCTTAGGCTTTCCCGAAGGCTACCGGTGGCAGCAATTGTGGAGGAGACATTTTCAAAGTGCTTAGAGTGGTTTGTAGAAAGAAGGCGAAGTGCTCTTAACTTGGTTGACGGAGGCAACCAATGGTCCGAACGGGTGGACAAACTATTAGTTAAAAGGGGCGACAAGGCAGGACATATGCATGTTATTTCATATGGTGATGAAGTTGGAATATTTGAGGTCAAGGTTGATAATGAGAGGGTTGCATTACACAATGGAGATCATGTTCTTTTTATTCATAAAGACTTTAAGTACAAGGTCACTCTGCAACCAAATACTTCTTCATCTTGTGACTGCCTAAAGCCAAACCTGACCGATGTGCCATGTGCTCATTTGCTTGCTGTTTGCAAGTACAGGAATCTAAATGAAAATCAAATAGTTCATTCATATTATTCCTCTGAAGTACTTGCAAACACTTGGGCTGGACAATTTCATCCTTACGGGAACCAAAATGAGCAAACACTTGGGCCCATTATTATTCTTCAGGATACTCCACTAGATAAACCTCAGTAAATCATATTCTCTCTCAGTATGAGCTATGCTTACGAAACCAATGAGAAATCATTAAAGCTGCTGCATCAACAATATCAATCATTTACTGTCAACTACATACTCAGCACGGTTCATTCCACATAAGGAGATGGAAGTGCTGAACACTAAGTAGCTAGACAACAACAATAAGCCACACATGACATACTGACAAATGCAGCTATGCAGCAACGATGAATTCAAAAGGATCATCCACACAGTGGAAAACGTAGCAAATACAGTCATCCATCAGCATCTGATTTAGAATCATGGAAATGACGCAATCATAAGCACACTCACCATAATAAACCAGATTTTGAAGGTTCTCTTTGCTAACTTTCTTAAATACATTGCTTTTAATCTCGGCAAAATTATTGGACACCAAAAGAGCCAATAGTGCATTGTTATGTTCAGGAATAGACTTTTTTTCACTCAGTATCAATGTCAATCTATTAATCAGAAGAAGAGACAAATACCATGCAAGAAATAGAAGATATTTTCTAGCATCTATTGTAGTGTTGGAGAGGAAGAACATACAGCTTCAGGGGAAAAGTACAGAGCCTACCATCCTGTGCTCCGGCGGGTGATGATTGAGGCTGTGAGGAATGCTGGGACGAGGAACGGAACAGTTGTGCTGACCGCGGTCGAGAGAAGAGAGAAGGGCCGTCAACTCCGTCAAACTCGCCGTGGTGGCGCAACCTAGTTTGACAGAGGTGGGAGGCTACCACGAGGTGTTCTAGGGGATGACAGGGAGGCGGCCTTGAGGAGGTGGGCGAGAGATgaggtggagggcggcggcggcagcggtggccaAGGGGGCGATGGGCCGAAGTTGCTGGATAGGAGCCCAGCCTAAACGTGGACGTGATTGATGCTAGCGTCCAGTCCAGGACGTCGCTTATACTAGCGTCCGTGCATGGACGCCGTAATGCCTAGCGTCCTTACTATTTCTAAAAAATGTAattatcctttcctcgtttcataATTCCGTGATTACTAATTACTATTAATAAAAAATTCGGGGATTTCAAAGTAGGTATTAAATAAGGAAGAAATATTTCTTCAGAGTCAAATAGGGAAACGAAATTTAAAACTGTGTTAAACAAGGAATTCTTTCATTGCACAAAGGGAGGTCAAAACAGTGTTTCCTATTAGACGTGTAAAGAATAGCTATATTTTTTGCAGGGGCAAGAAATGGCTATATGTGAAGATGCTTTGTACTAGGAAGGCGCTATTAACAGATGCTCATACAGTTAACACATAACAAATCAAGATATTAGGTCTCTGAAAGAAATGGATGCTGTAATGGGGGTATGGGCTCCAAGTTCACACCGTGGGCTCCAAGTTCACACCATGGGCTCCAAGTTCACACCGTGGCAGGGCTTTCTGAAAACATATAACAATCGCAGGTACAAAACCCAGACAAGCTACATAACTGAATAAACAGCAGAGTACCAAGTAATCAAACAAAGGCACCAGACTCATGTATAAAAATCTTAAAAAGATTGGTCTTCTCAAAATAGAAACCACGGGCTAAAGATAGTGTCAACACAATGGCCATAGCTCTATAGGTACGGACTGGTAATACAGGACTTTGCTTCCGGATAAAATTCACCAGCTAGCCAAGTTCTATTTCTTCTtgtcaccagcaccaccaccagcagaccTGCATATCATGAGACAACATTTTAGTCATTTATAAAACAACCGTTGCAGCAAAACAGAATGGCAACTATTTTTTCCTGAATGTAGAAGACATTAAATTGGTCAGGCAAAAGAAAAAACTAAAGAACTACAAGAAAATAGAAACATGATTATGCTGAAGATTGCATTGTATATGCAACACCGAAAACCCTACCATCTTCCAAGTGGGAACTGCTGTCTACAACCTATACTACTTGACATGGAGAAAAGCCACATctacaaattaaaaaaaatattgGAAGAATTGTTGAGTGCATAGGCAATAAGCAACAACTGAACGCCTAGAGACAAGATAGGCACTAGGCAGAGAttaaaaaaaatggaatttagaCCTAGCGCTTTATTTAAGCTTTGGCTGGAAGCCATCACAGCATTTCTTAATTGAAAGATTTTTTTTGTCTTCAATTCACTTATAAACCAAACAAATTCATAATTCTCCTACTACTAGAGGATGCACTATGCACTAATGCTCTAGGTAACTACGTAGTCCAGAACAAAAAGGAAAACTGAATAATAGGGCAGCAGAGTCAAATAATGTTCATAATATAAATGTTAAGTCTAGTTGTTACACACCTCATCTTCCTAAGGACACTTGACATCTCCTCTCTCTTCTTCTTTGCTCTCTTGTGAGTACCAAGCTTTCTCTTGGCGACCTTGAGTGCACGCTTGTCCTTTCCAACCTTAAGAAGCTCAGTGATACGCTTCTCATAGGGAGCAAATCCAGCAACCTCCCTGATCAAGTTCCTGACAAAATGCACCCTCTTTGTACCTTTCTGCAAAATATGCGAACATAACAATGTAAGGATAACTGCAAACTGATAGACATGCTATAATAATTCAGCTGAGCATATAGGAGCATGTAAGTGCAGAGTTAACTTTGTTTCAGTTTCACACAAGTTACAATTCCTTAAAAAAAAGCCAACTAGAATAGCCGAATAACAATTTGGTCCCAAACTCAGCAAGGTTCTATTTTACTTTTAACACGACTTGACAACAGTTGTAAATAATATCAAGAAAGGAAGGTGATCTGAATCTGCATTGGCTATTACTTAAATGCAGAAATACAACAGGCCTGTGTAGGTAATCAAGCCCAATACAGAATCCAGATTTACACATGAAAACAAGAGGCTATCAATGCTGCCAAGTTACACAAGGCCATGGTTATGCATCGAACAATATGAGAATTAAGACTAATACTAGATGGCATTGAAAACTGCATTAACAACTATTTACAGATGAATATTGCAATATCCCTCAAAAAGGTGTGTAGCACAGTCAGTGATACTTTAGAAATGAAAATACAAGGTACTTGATTGAGCGGCCACATTTCACCAACAACTATAGACCTCCAGGACTAGCAACTTAGGACTTCTTAAATATCAAAAATGCCAAAGGTGTGTTGATGCATCATTACATCACTGCAGACACAAGGCTGCTCTCAATCTTGTAGAATTTTTATCAGTTCTCAATTCGGCGAGCTTCCATGCAAtacaaggtacacctcacagataTTTACCCCGACTACTTTTACCCTTTAGTAGCATCAACCATACTATGCTACAGTGTTCTTAACATCAAGCTCACCACCCTTTTCTTGATCATAACTACAACAGACACGAAAATAATACTAAACCTAGTAGACTAAAACAACGGAACTACCGAGCAAACACAGATCTAGAGAACAGTCCGAGGCCAGTACAATCTAAATGGGCAGATCAAGCGGGCACTGAGAACAAATCAGAAGACGCATATGGGCAGGAGAAGGAGGATATCGGAGGTTAGAGACGGCTTATTACCCCCTTGCGGTCGGACGGGCGAGGCGGCAGCTCGCGCTTGGTGACGACGTGGCCCTTGTTGATGCCCACGAAGAGCCCTGACTTGGGctgcgacggcgccatggccggactCCCACTCGCTCCTGCTAACCTGCAACGGACGCACGCAAGGTTACGAGTGATCTGACACAAGATTcatggtgcgggcggcggcgctgcttGCAGGCTTACGTTGAGAATGGATGCAAGTGAAACCCTAATCCGCCGCCAGCGCCCGGGAAGAAACCCTAAGCTGCGTGAGGCAGGATCTTATATATGGCCAGGGCGTGAAATCTCTCCACGCTAGACTGATGGGCCTGTCTTCGTGGGCTTACTCGGCTTGTTTTGCTCACCTTATGGATAGGCCCACTTTTGTGCGTGTGTAAGTTGTTAGCGCAAAATGCAGTATTTGATGCCAAAAAAAAAATTTACAGTGTTTGATTTGCTAAAAAAAATGCAGTATTTGATCATTTGAACAACATATAAATGCGGTGTTTCTGCTATGTTAGCTAGGAGCCAAAACATTATCTTTACTTTTAGAGAAAGGAAGAAAATACATTATTTACCGCAAAAAGATACAATACACACACCACGGTGAAAACAAAATGTCACACGAACCGATAACAAAATTGTCAGCCTTTTTTCATATGAGTGCGCCTAAAACTCAGCCTACTCAGTCAAGTGATGTCATCCCATGAGTTAATACTATGTAAACATTTTTGTATTGGTTGATTTTTTCACTCACTTGCAACTGAGAAAACCTCAGTGGCTTCCTGCTTACAACTCCTATGGCAATGCAAATCTGATTGTTCTAGAATTGATAAAGATCTATCTGGATTCTTTGTCGGTTGAGAATTAACAAAATCGTTTTCATATTCATAGTGTTCCCAGGCTTTTTTTGTGTGGGCGAAGAACACCGTATGTAAAGACCATCGACCAGGACACATATGTTGTCGCGACACTCGATGGCACGTAAAAGAAGGTCGAGACCCTAGAGTGCAACAAACGTTGATACCACCAATATGTAAGAATATGA encodes the following:
- the LOC606332 gene encoding 60S ribosomal protein L36-3 — its product is MAPSQPKSGLFVGINKGHVVTKRELPPRPSDRKGKGTKRVHFVRNLIREVAGFAPYEKRITELLKVGKDKRALKVAKRKLGTHKRAKKKREEMSSVLRKMRSAGGGAGDKKK